One Miscanthus floridulus cultivar M001 chromosome 11, ASM1932011v1, whole genome shotgun sequence DNA window includes the following coding sequences:
- the LOC136491471 gene encoding polyamine oxidase 3-like isoform X1 has translation MANNSSYGENARRKPHTPSAIVIGGGFAGLAAADALRNASFQVILLESRDRIGGRVHTDYSFGFPVDLGASWLHGVCEENPLAPIIGRLGLPLYRTSGDDSVLFDHDLESYALYDTNGRQVPQELVEKIGKVFETILEETGKLREETNEDMSIAKAIAIVMDRNPHLRQEGIAHEVLQWYLCRMEGWFATDADSISLQGWDKVCFLLSSWPVYLRIMKILCLMHDDVDGMQEVLLPGGHGLMVRGYRPVINTLAKGLDIRLNHKVVEIVRHRNRVEVTVSSGKTFVADAAVVAVPLGVLKAKTIKFEPRLPEWKEEAIRELTVGVENKIVLHFSQVFWPNVEFLGVVSSNTYGCSYFLNLHKATGHPVLVYMPAGRLARDIEKMSDEAAAQFAFSQLKKILPNAAEPINYLVSHWGSDENSLGSYTFDGVNKPRDLYEKLRIPVDNLFFAGEATSLKYTGTVHGAFSTGVMAAEECKMRVLERFRELDMLEMCHPAMGEDSPVSVPLLISRL, from the exons ATGGCGAACAACA GCTCATACGGTGAAAATGCTAGGAGAAAGCCACACACACCATCAGCTATTGTTATTGGTGGTGGGTTTGCAGGTCTTGCTGCTGCTGATGCGCTCAGAAATGCATCATTCCAG GTTATTCTTCTGGAATCCCGCGATAGGATTGGTGGCAGAGTTCACACTGACTATTCTTTTGGGTTTCCAGTTGATTTGGGAGCATCTTG GCTTCATGGTGTCTGTGAAGAAAATCCCTTGGCACCAATAATTGGAAGGCTTGGGCTTCCACTGTACCGCACAAGTGGAGATGATTCTGTGCTGTTTGATCATGATCTGGAGAG TTATGCACTCTATGACACTAATGGACGTCAAGTACCACAAGAGTTGGTAGAAAAGATTGGGAAGGTGTTTGAGACCATACTGGAAGAG ACTGGCAAATTGAGGGAagaaacaaatgaagatatgtctatTGCAAAAGCCATTGCAATTGTCATGGATAGAAATCCACACTTGAG GCAAGAAGGGATTGCTCATGAAGTTCTTCAGTGGTATTTGTGCCGTATGGAGGGTTGGTTTGCCACCGACGCAGATTCAATTTCACTACAGGGCTGGGATAAGGTATGTTTTTTGCTTAGTAGCTGGCCGGTATACTTGCGCATTATGAAAATACTGTGCCTTATGCATGATGATGTGGATGGGATGCAGGAGGTGCTGCTTCCAGGTGGCCATGGCCTCATGGTTCGTGGATATCGTCCGGTTATAAATACTCTTGCAAAAGGCTTAGATATACGCCTCAACCATAA GGTTGTGGAAATTGTTCGCCACAGGAACAGGGTAGAGGTTACTGTAAGCAGTGGCAAAACATTTGTTGCAGATGCTGCAGTGGTCGCTGTTCCGTTGGGTGTCCTGAAAGCAAAAACGATTAAATTTGAGCCGAGGCTGCCAGAGTGGAAAGAAGAAGCAATTAGAGAACTTACGGTTGGAGTTGAGAACAAAATTGTTCTTCACTTCAGCCAGGTTTTCTGGCCTAACGTGGAGTTCCTTGGCGTCGTTTCCTCTAACACATATGGATGCAGCTATTTCCTCAACCTTCATAAGGCAACAGGCCACCCTGTCCTTGTTTACATGCCTGCTGGCCGCCTTGCTCGTGACATCGAGAAGATGTCTGATGAGGCTGCTGCCCAGTTTGCcttttctcagttgaagaagatCCTTCCCAATGCAGCTGAACCG ATAAATTACCTGGTGTCACACTGGGGCTCGGATGAGAACTCACTTGGTTCCTACACGTTCGATGGAGTGAACAAACCCCGTGACCTCTACGAGAAGCTGCGCATCCCCGTGGACAACCTGTTCTTCGCGGGAGAGGCCACGAGTCTCAAGTACACCGGCACGGTGCACGGGGCCTTCTCCACTGGTGTCATGGCAGCCGAGGAGTGCAAGATGCGGGTTCTGGAGCGGTTCAGGGAGCTGGACATGCTGGAGATGTGCCACCCTGCCATGGGCGAAGACAGCCCTGTCTCTGTCCCGCTGCTCATCTCTCGGCTCTAA
- the LOC136491471 gene encoding polyamine oxidase 3-like isoform X2: MANNSSYGENARRKPHTPSAIVIGGGFAGLAAADALRNASFQVILLESRDRIGGRVHTDYSFGFPVDLGASWLHGVCEENPLAPIIGRLGLPLYRTSGDDSVLFDHDLESYALYDTNGRQVPQELVEKIGKVFETILEETGKLREETNEDMSIAKAIAIVMDRNPHLRQEGIAHEVLQWYLCRMEGWFATDADSISLQGWDKEVLLPGGHGLMVRGYRPVINTLAKGLDIRLNHKVVEIVRHRNRVEVTVSSGKTFVADAAVVAVPLGVLKAKTIKFEPRLPEWKEEAIRELTVGVENKIVLHFSQVFWPNVEFLGVVSSNTYGCSYFLNLHKATGHPVLVYMPAGRLARDIEKMSDEAAAQFAFSQLKKILPNAAEPINYLVSHWGSDENSLGSYTFDGVNKPRDLYEKLRIPVDNLFFAGEATSLKYTGTVHGAFSTGVMAAEECKMRVLERFRELDMLEMCHPAMGEDSPVSVPLLISRL; this comes from the exons ATGGCGAACAACA GCTCATACGGTGAAAATGCTAGGAGAAAGCCACACACACCATCAGCTATTGTTATTGGTGGTGGGTTTGCAGGTCTTGCTGCTGCTGATGCGCTCAGAAATGCATCATTCCAG GTTATTCTTCTGGAATCCCGCGATAGGATTGGTGGCAGAGTTCACACTGACTATTCTTTTGGGTTTCCAGTTGATTTGGGAGCATCTTG GCTTCATGGTGTCTGTGAAGAAAATCCCTTGGCACCAATAATTGGAAGGCTTGGGCTTCCACTGTACCGCACAAGTGGAGATGATTCTGTGCTGTTTGATCATGATCTGGAGAG TTATGCACTCTATGACACTAATGGACGTCAAGTACCACAAGAGTTGGTAGAAAAGATTGGGAAGGTGTTTGAGACCATACTGGAAGAG ACTGGCAAATTGAGGGAagaaacaaatgaagatatgtctatTGCAAAAGCCATTGCAATTGTCATGGATAGAAATCCACACTTGAG GCAAGAAGGGATTGCTCATGAAGTTCTTCAGTGGTATTTGTGCCGTATGGAGGGTTGGTTTGCCACCGACGCAGATTCAATTTCACTACAGGGCTGGGATAAG GAGGTGCTGCTTCCAGGTGGCCATGGCCTCATGGTTCGTGGATATCGTCCGGTTATAAATACTCTTGCAAAAGGCTTAGATATACGCCTCAACCATAA GGTTGTGGAAATTGTTCGCCACAGGAACAGGGTAGAGGTTACTGTAAGCAGTGGCAAAACATTTGTTGCAGATGCTGCAGTGGTCGCTGTTCCGTTGGGTGTCCTGAAAGCAAAAACGATTAAATTTGAGCCGAGGCTGCCAGAGTGGAAAGAAGAAGCAATTAGAGAACTTACGGTTGGAGTTGAGAACAAAATTGTTCTTCACTTCAGCCAGGTTTTCTGGCCTAACGTGGAGTTCCTTGGCGTCGTTTCCTCTAACACATATGGATGCAGCTATTTCCTCAACCTTCATAAGGCAACAGGCCACCCTGTCCTTGTTTACATGCCTGCTGGCCGCCTTGCTCGTGACATCGAGAAGATGTCTGATGAGGCTGCTGCCCAGTTTGCcttttctcagttgaagaagatCCTTCCCAATGCAGCTGAACCG ATAAATTACCTGGTGTCACACTGGGGCTCGGATGAGAACTCACTTGGTTCCTACACGTTCGATGGAGTGAACAAACCCCGTGACCTCTACGAGAAGCTGCGCATCCCCGTGGACAACCTGTTCTTCGCGGGAGAGGCCACGAGTCTCAAGTACACCGGCACGGTGCACGGGGCCTTCTCCACTGGTGTCATGGCAGCCGAGGAGTGCAAGATGCGGGTTCTGGAGCGGTTCAGGGAGCTGGACATGCTGGAGATGTGCCACCCTGCCATGGGCGAAGACAGCCCTGTCTCTGTCCCGCTGCTCATCTCTCGGCTCTAA